The following is a genomic window from Rana temporaria chromosome 7, aRanTem1.1, whole genome shotgun sequence.
attggaggaaaggcacacacccccctccacaaaggcagagacttgcagagctgtgctgtgaattgaccagctgtctgctaatctatttatagcacccgctctgacacaaatttcaggctgattTTAtcacttgtcagaagttatcatgccaataacagaagaatggagcaggagaaagccactggatttagggctttggagagagagatgagagaaaaatacagatatatgtgcccagctcaaatttcatgaatcgggtttacatccactttaatgtaaaaCTACAAAGTGAAAATTCACCTATAATCAAGTACtgcagcacattttttatttattttttagtccaTAGTTATactttattataatttttctgTATCATTAGCAACTAATACTAGCAACATAActgaattttaaatataaaatgaaCAAACATATACTTTTACCTCGTGTCCACAGCTTCTCCACCACTGCATGCTCCGTCTTCTCTGGCAACGCCCTCTGCCTCACCGCCTCCTGCAACATATTCTTCTCCGGCAACACACTCGTCTCCGCTGGCAACCTACTCTTCTCCGGCAACACACTCGTCTCCACCCCCGCTGGCAACATATTCTTCTCCGGCAACACACTCGTCTCCGCTGGCAACCTACTCTTCTCCGGCAACACACTCGTCTCCACCCCCGCTGGCAACATATTCTTCTCCGGCAACACACTCGTCTCCGCTGGCAACCTACTCTTCTCCAGCAACACACTCGTCTCCGCCCCTGCTGGCAACATATTCTTCTCCGGCAACACACTCGTCTCCGCTGGCAACCTACTCTTCTCCAGCAACACACTCGTCTCCATCCCCGCAGGCAACATATTCTTCTCCGGCAACACACTCGTCTCCATCCCCGCAGGCAACATATTCTTCTCCGGCAACACACTCGTCTCCGCCCCCGCTGGCAACATATTCTTCTCCAGCAACACACTCGTCTCCGCTGGCAACCTACTCTTCTCCGGCAACACACTCGTCTCCACCCCCGCTGGCAACATATTCTTCTCCGGCAACACACTCGTCTCCGCTGGCAACCTACTCTTCTCCGGCAACACACTCGTCTCCACCCCCGCTGGCAACATATTCTTCTCCGGCAACACACTCGTCTCCGCCCCCGCTGGCAACGCACTCTTCCCTGCTTCCTCTGGCAATGTACTCTtctctgtctccgacagaaattCATACATCTCCACCTCCCCTGGCAAGGCACTCTTCGCCACTTTCCCCGACAATGCACTCTTCTCCACTGCGCTCTGCTGCTCCACACTTGGCTCCAAGTCTACACCCGTGTCCTCCATTGGCTCCTTCAGGTCTTCCCTCGTCTGATCTACTGTAGACTTCTCCAGATTCCGTTCCAAACTCATCTGTTGTCTCTTGCTTTCTTCTTTGGAAGTGTCACTGTCTTTGAATTCTGCATTGATGCTCGATTCTGAAGGGACATTTTCGCTGTCCACAATTTgagattttttgttttcttgtttttggtCAGACATACTGAAAGGTTAATGTGTCACAGCTGAGAATcctatgtgcatttgtttttgaaCTGAGTTAGTGGCTTCATTAGATGTGAGCTTAGTGATTATTCTTAATGTTATTCACATTTAAACTTATctttttccaaaaatgtttgATTACATCACTGAAAGGCACTTTCTGGAGGTTGCGTTTATTCTACAAAGTTCCAAGAACAACGTAAAGGTTTAGGTTCTGTATAGTTTCTCCAATCTGGATGATCCTCGTGTGAGTAAAATCAATCATACACTGATCAATATCTGTTAGGGAAAACAATGAAAACTTCATGTGAGAGGCAATGTAGTGATACGAATTAATGATAGATTCGAGTCTAGTGCAATAATAGCATACTGTACACTGACTACCATAACAGCAACGGTttgagttaatttactaaaattggagggtgcaaaatctggtgcagctcagcaGAGAAACCattttccaggttttttttctgaagttagaagccgattggctacctgtaccttttatttattttctaatcacttttattcctattacaaggaatataaacattccTTTTACCAGAAATGTGGAtgaaaggtcctctttatggagagatctggagtTAAGACACAAAatctctcctttaaccacttaagacccggaccaatatgtaggttaaaggagttgtgaaaaatgtttttactttaccttaatgcaatctatgcattaaggtgaaaaaacatctgatgctgtcggccccccagcccccattatacttacctgacccctcgaaagttctgcactcggtcccgagatcctctttgccgctcagcctggcaaCTGATTtcctagagtggatggattgagagcagcgcagccattggctggcgctgctgtcaatcacatccagtgacgcggcgcgccgaggggcggtgttgagtgatacagtgagtggaactggacgggtcctttagctgcctaaaaggtccgggtcttaaagggttagtaaaggaaatgtttttttcctttaaccacttaaggaccttgcccctttttgcgattcggcactgcttcgctttaactgacaattgcgcggtcgtgcgacgtggctcccaaacaaaattgacatccttttttccccccacaaatagagctttattttggtggcatttgatcacctcttcgttattttttttattttttttgtgctataaaacaaaaatagagcgacaatttagaataaaaaaaacacaatattttttactttttgctataataaataatcccccccccccccaaaaaaaaaaatatataaaaaaaaatttctttcctcagtttaggcagatacgtattcttctatatttttttttttaccaaaaatatcgcaaaaagtgtttgattggtttgcgcaaaagttatagcgtctacaaaatgggggatagttttatggcatttttataaacaatattttttactagtaatggcagcgatcagtgatttttatcgtgactgcgacattatggcggacacttttgacacatttttgggaccattgtgatttttacagcaatcagagctataaaaaatgcaccgattactgtaaaaatgacaatggcagtgaaggagttaacctgtAGGTGGTTAAGTGTGGCCGGCAAAGAACTGTACCCGCaatcagcagatcatgggtgcaatgtcaggctccagcACAGTCTTCCTCCAGCTTTGTATCCCAAGCTCTGTATGAGCTGTCTGTTACAAAGCTACAGGAAGCTAGAATGATCTATGGGCGTGCTGATCAGTGTGCTTGCAATTTATTGATACTAGAAGTCCGTCTGCTGCAGTGGCACATTCTCTGTAAATGAATGACAAGGCAGAACCCCGCCCCCGGTCCAGGGGGAGAATTGTGGCCGGGAAACTTAGGCCTGCAGAatgccgcagcctcaattaccggccaacGCAAtggcgcggcgggggaacacggagacacaggataccccatcctgtgtctccatgcgcccccacctcccccgccgtgcAATCGCAGcgggccagtaattgaggccacagctttgcggccttctgcaggcctaagcttccttctgtgatctggcgccatcttgtggtggccattcGCATGACAAGTAAACAGcaatccagcaattctaatggagcttccccagtgttttcacttccatctccttccctctaattagagcccccaaacattatatatatatttttttctaacaccctagagaataaaattgcggtcgctgcaatactttgtcacaccgtatttgcgcagcggtcttacaagcgcacttttttgggggaaaaaaacacacttttttttaattaaaaaataagacaacagtaaagttatcacaatttttttttatattgtgaaagataatgttatgccgagtaaattgatacccaacatgtcacgctacaAAATTGCGTCCCCTGCACGTGGAATGccgacttttaccctttaaaatctccaaaggcgacgtttaaaaaattctacaagttgcatgttttgagttacagaagaggtctagagctagaattattgctctcgctctaacgattgcagcgatacctcacatgtgaggtttgaataccgtttacatatgcgggcgctactcacgtatgtgttcgcttctgcgcgcgagcttggcgggacgggacacgttttctggctcctaacttttttagctggctcctagattccaagcaaagctgtcaaaccctgccttagaGTGTCACTAGCCCACATTCTAAagaactatcaataaatggtgtattacatgctgttcatactcagtcactgagattcattttctgtaaaaaatctggttgatcctgctgctatccatctccaccttctgttcacatccccaattcagctagggattttgcagccgTGGTGGcaactttgcacatgctcagttttctatGCCGAGCatttcctccccatcacatctgagcagcccatgtgactatagagtcacacatgtgggggtatacacagtggtaaataacagcccactaaccagctaaaaacAATGGGTTTGGGATTTTACATGTAAATTAATAGagacttcacctccctcttattctaagacacaggggggggggggggggtgacagcaaAAATCTGCCCACacaattttattgacaaaaaataataaagatttgatttcaaatatatatttgtatgacaatttaaaacggtTTATTGATATTAATAATTTTTACTCTGTATATGCCAATGGCCGTTTTTTATTTTGGACATGTGACCAGTAACAGGACTAGAAGcttctcctgcttatgtttctctgcagacaggctgggaataatctgggtcatgtgacagtggtatattgattaggaaaaaaggtacttagatgttttattttacttaaagtggttgtaaaccctcacatatatccagtgaagtgaacagcctcaggtgatacacatagATGATACAAAtcttccaaaatatttttttcttgtatatctgcagtcttccACTCGctacaccaggggtaggcaaccttaaagggtcactgaaggaatttttttttttagctaaatagcttcctttaccttactgcagtcctggtttcatgtcctcattgttcgcttttgctctgatgttgctgtaattctgctctgttgtggacacttcctggttgtctgtttcctgataaaaaagtaatgggagactttagtttcgttttcctagccatgactctctatggcactgtccagcacagaggcttgaaataacatgcaaagactaaactagtttcagtttcgtttttgcatctaggaggcacattatatgattgctttttatctatttttaatcgtttttaaaaggaatcagttaactattatgtctctataccctgtaaacagtcatttcagcaaaaaaaatgtttttcctttagtgatcctttaaagaggTGGAAATCTACCCGAACatagaagtcaaagatcactgggcacagtgtcgCCTCCTCACACCCTATTTAAGCCTCCAATTGCCGTTCTACCATGCCGCAATCAAGTGCAGTGCGCGGCAATCATGCGTTTAAAATCGGGTGAGGCTGAGGCAGCAGCCAAAGGTGTACAAATGCTACAGCAGGAATTAAACCCCCTGCTGCTTTGGTTGGTGCTACCATCTGCCAATCGCGACAATCAAGTaaatggggccactctgcaagcgcACCACAACGGCTGTACTGCACAAGATTGCATGGCATTTACAGAGTGGTCTCATTCATTTG
Proteins encoded in this region:
- the TOR1AIP2 gene encoding torsin-1A-interacting protein 2 isoform X4 translates to MSDQKQENKKSQIVDSENVPSESSINAEFKDSDTSKEESKRQQMSLERNLEKSTVDQTREDLKEPMEDTGVDLEPSVEQQSAVEKSALSGKVAKSALPGEVEMYEFLSETEKSTLPEEAGKSALPAGAETSVLPEKNMLPAGVETSVLPEKSRLPAETSVLPEKNMLPAGVETSVLPEKNMLPAGAETSVLPEKNMLPAGMETSVLPEKNMLPAGMETSVLLEKSRLPAETSVLPEKNMLPAGAETSVLLEKSRLPAETSVLPEKNMLPAGVETSVLPEKSRLPAETSVLPEKNMLPAGVETSVLPEKSRLPAETSVLPEKNMLQEAVRQRALPEKTEHAVVEKLWTRGKIGAAVVVLLIAIGFAMCANPFGGPQTLDSRSVLQIFQGEFKRLQKDFPEQNDKLWLRSGKMLTNHLNKSHPDEPAMIILTAAQDAKRTLQCLGSGLAQTYAVALNSSWLLIHGPSQAQYDASTAKLNIDEQLSAGFETENRAAVLNNLETLPPGSLLIFFKYCDHENAAYKNVALVFTVLLEDSSLEPDTPLPELEEKVRDFLWQQFVHSVRSNQEMDSDKLSGVWSRISHLVLPVLPVERIETGNCPFDHE
- the TOR1AIP2 gene encoding torsin-1A-interacting protein 2 isoform X6, whose amino-acid sequence is MSDQKQENKKSQIVDSENVPSESSINAEFKDSDTSKEESKRQQMSLERNLEKSTVDQTREDLKEPMEDTGVDLEPSVEQQSAVEKSALSGKVAKSALPGEVEMYEFLSETEKSTLPEEAGKSALPAGAETSVLPEKNMLPAGVETSVLPEKSRLPAETSVLPEKNMLPAGVETSVLPEKSRLPAETSVLLEKNMLPAGAETSVLPEKNMLPAGMETSVLPEKNMLPAGAETSVLLEKSRLPAETSVLPEKNMLPAGVETSVLPEKSRLPAETSVLPEKNMLPAGVETSVLPEKSRLPAETSVLPEKNMLQEAVRQRALPEKTEHAVVEKLWTRGKIGAAVVVLLIAIGFAMCANPFGGPQTLDSRSVLQIFQGEFKRLQKDFPEQNDKLWLRSGKMLTNHLNKSHPDEPAMIILTAAQDAKRTLQCLGSGLAQTYAVALNSSWLLIHGPSQAQYDASTAKLNIDEQLSAGFETENRAAVLNNLETLPPGSLLIFFKYCDHENAAYKNVALVFTVLLEDSSLEPDTPLPELEEKVRDFLWQQFVHSVRSNQEMDSDKLSGVWSRISHLVLPVLPVERIETGNCPFDHE
- the TOR1AIP2 gene encoding torsin-1A-interacting protein 2 isoform X8, producing the protein MSDQKQENKKSQIVDSENVPSESSINAEFKDSDTSKEESKRQQMSLERNLEKSTVDQTREDLKEPMEDTGVDLEPSVEQQSAVEKSALSGKVAKSALPGEVEMYEFLSETEKSTLPEEAGKSALPAGAETSVLPEKNMLPAGVETSVLPEKSRLPAGAETSVLPEKNMLPAGMETSVLPEKNMLPAGMETSVLLEKSRLPAETSVLPEKNMLPAGAETSVLLEKSRLPAETSVLPEKNMLPAGVETSVLPEKSRLPAETSVLPEKNMLPAGVETSVLPEKSRLPAETSVLPEKNMLQEAVRQRALPEKTEHAVVEKLWTRGKIGAAVVVLLIAIGFAMCANPFGGPQTLDSRSVLQIFQGEFKRLQKDFPEQNDKLWLRSGKMLTNHLNKSHPDEPAMIILTAAQDAKRTLQCLGSGLAQTYAVALNSSWLLIHGPSQAQYDASTAKLNIDEQLSAGFETENRAAVLNNLETLPPGSLLIFFKYCDHENAAYKNVALVFTVLLEDSSLEPDTPLPELEEKVRDFLWQQFVHSVRSNQEMDSDKLSGVWSRISHLVLPVLPVERIETGNCPFDHE
- the TOR1AIP2 gene encoding torsin-1A-interacting protein 2 isoform X3, translating into MSDQKQENKKSQIVDSENVPSESSINAEFKDSDTSKEESKRQQMSLERNLEKSTVDQTREDLKEPMEDTGVDLEPSVEQQSAVEKSALSGKVAKSALPGEVEMYEFLSETEKSTLPEEAGKSALPAGAETSVLPEKNMLPAGVETSVLPEKSRLPAETSVLPEKNMLPAGVETSVLPEKSRLPAETSVLLEKNMLPAGAETSVLPEKNMLPAGMETSVLPEKNMLPAGMETSVLLEKSRLPAETSVLPEKNMLPAGAETSVLLEKSRLPAETSVLPEKNMLPAGVETSVLPEKSRLPAETSVLPEKNMLPAGVETSVLPEKSRLQEAVRQRALPEKTEHAVVEKLWTRGKIGAAVVVLLIAIGFAMCANPFGGPQTLDSRSVLQIFQGEFKRLQKDFPEQNDKLWLRSGKMLTNHLNKSHPDEPAMIILTAAQDAKRTLQCLGSGLAQTYAVALNSSWLLIHGPSQAQYDASTAKLNIDEQLSAGFETENRAAVLNNLETLPPGSLLIFFKYCDHENAAYKNVALVFTVLLEDSSLEPDTPLPELEEKVRDFLWQQFVHSVRSNQEMDSDKLSGVWSRISHLVLPVLPVERIETGNCPFDHE
- the TOR1AIP2 gene encoding torsin-1A-interacting protein 2 isoform X5 produces the protein MSDQKQENKKSQIVDSENVPSESSINAEFKDSDTSKEESKRQQMSLERNLEKSTVDQTREDLKEPMEDTGVDLEPSVEQQSAVEKSALSGKVAKSALPGEVEMYEFLSETEKSTLPEEAGKSALPAGAETSVLPEKNMLPAGVETSVLPEKSRLPAETSVLPEKNMLPAGVETSVLPEKSRLPAGAETSVLPEKNMLPAGMETSVLPEKNMLPAGMETSVLLEKSRLPAETSVLPEKNMLPAGAETSVLLEKSRLPAETSVLPEKNMLPAGVETSVLPEKSRLPAETSVLPEKNMLPAGVETSVLPEKSRLPAETSVLPEKNMLQEAVRQRALPEKTEHAVVEKLWTRGKIGAAVVVLLIAIGFAMCANPFGGPQTLDSRSVLQIFQGEFKRLQKDFPEQNDKLWLRSGKMLTNHLNKSHPDEPAMIILTAAQDAKRTLQCLGSGLAQTYAVALNSSWLLIHGPSQAQYDASTAKLNIDEQLSAGFETENRAAVLNNLETLPPGSLLIFFKYCDHENAAYKNVALVFTVLLEDSSLEPDTPLPELEEKVRDFLWQQFVHSVRSNQEMDSDKLSGVWSRISHLVLPVLPVERIETGNCPFDHE
- the TOR1AIP2 gene encoding torsin-1A-interacting protein 2 isoform X7, whose product is MSDQKQENKKSQIVDSENVPSESSINAEFKDSDTSKEESKRQQMSLERNLEKSTVDQTREDLKEPMEDTGVDLEPSVEQQSAVEKSALSGKVAKSALPGEVEMYEFLSETEKSTLPEEAGKSALPAGAETSVLPEKNMLPAGVETSVLPEKSRLPAETSVLLEKNMLPAGAETSVLPEKNMLPAGMETSVLPEKNMLPAGMETSVLLEKSRLPAETSVLPEKNMLPAGAETSVLLEKSRLPAETSVLPEKNMLPAGVETSVLPEKSRLPAETSVLPEKNMLPAGVETSVLPEKSRLPAETSVLPEKNMLQEAVRQRALPEKTEHAVVEKLWTRGKIGAAVVVLLIAIGFAMCANPFGGPQTLDSRSVLQIFQGEFKRLQKDFPEQNDKLWLRSGKMLTNHLNKSHPDEPAMIILTAAQDAKRTLQCLGSGLAQTYAVALNSSWLLIHGPSQAQYDASTAKLNIDEQLSAGFETENRAAVLNNLETLPPGSLLIFFKYCDHENAAYKNVALVFTVLLEDSSLEPDTPLPELEEKVRDFLWQQFVHSVRSNQEMDSDKLSGVWSRISHLVLPVLPVERIETGNCPFDHE
- the TOR1AIP2 gene encoding torsin-1A-interacting protein 2 isoform X10, with product MSDQKQENKKSQIVDSENVPSESSINAEFKDSDTSKEESKRQQMSLERNLEKSTVDQTREDLKEPMEDTGVDLEPSVEQQSAVEKSALSGKVAKSALPGEVEMYEFLSETEKSTLPEEAGKSALPAGAETSVLPEKNMLPAGVETSVLPEKSRLPAETSVLPEKNMLPAGVETSVLPEKSRLPAETSVLLEKNMLPAGAETSVLPEKNMLPAGVETSVLPEKSRLPAETSVLPEKNMLPAGVETSVLPEKSRLPAETSVLPEKNMLQEAVRQRALPEKTEHAVVEKLWTRGKIGAAVVVLLIAIGFAMCANPFGGPQTLDSRSVLQIFQGEFKRLQKDFPEQNDKLWLRSGKMLTNHLNKSHPDEPAMIILTAAQDAKRTLQCLGSGLAQTYAVALNSSWLLIHGPSQAQYDASTAKLNIDEQLSAGFETENRAAVLNNLETLPPGSLLIFFKYCDHENAAYKNVALVFTVLLEDSSLEPDTPLPELEEKVRDFLWQQFVHSVRSNQEMDSDKLSGVWSRISHLVLPVLPVERIETGNCPFDHE
- the TOR1AIP2 gene encoding torsin-1A-interacting protein 2 isoform X9 encodes the protein MSDQKQENKKSQIVDSENVPSESSINAEFKDSDTSKEESKRQQMSLERNLEKSTVDQTREDLKEPMEDTGVDLEPSVEQQSAVEKSALSGKVAKSALPGEVEMYEFLSETEKSTLPEEAGKSALPAGAETSVLPEKNMLPAGVETSVLPEKSRLPAETSVLPEKNMLPAGVETSVLPEKSRLPAETSVLLEKNMLPAGAETSVLPEKNMLPEKSRLPAETSVLPEKNMLPAGVETSVLPEKSRLPAETSVLPEKNMLPAGVETSVLPEKSRLPAETSVLPEKNMLQEAVRQRALPEKTEHAVVEKLWTRGKIGAAVVVLLIAIGFAMCANPFGGPQTLDSRSVLQIFQGEFKRLQKDFPEQNDKLWLRSGKMLTNHLNKSHPDEPAMIILTAAQDAKRTLQCLGSGLAQTYAVALNSSWLLIHGPSQAQYDASTAKLNIDEQLSAGFETENRAAVLNNLETLPPGSLLIFFKYCDHENAAYKNVALVFTVLLEDSSLEPDTPLPELEEKVRDFLWQQFVHSVRSNQEMDSDKLSGVWSRISHLVLPVLPVERIETGNCPFDHE
- the TOR1AIP2 gene encoding torsin-1A-interacting protein 2 isoform X1, which encodes MSDQKQENKKSQIVDSENVPSESSINAEFKDSDTSKEESKRQQMSLERNLEKSTVDQTREDLKEPMEDTGVDLEPSVEQQSAVEKSALSGKVAKSALPGEVEMYEFLSETEKSTLPEEAGKSALPAGAETSVLPEKNMLPAGVETSVLPEKSRLPAETSVLPEKNMLPAGVETSVLPEKSRLPAETSVLLEKNMLPAGAETSVLPEKNMLPAGMETSVLPEKNMLPAGMETSVLLEKSRLPAETSVLPEKNMLPAGAETSVLLEKSRLPAETSVLPEKNMLPAGVETSVLPEKSRLPAETSVLPEKNMLPAGVETSVLPEKSRLPAETSVLPEKNMLQEAVRQRALPEKTEHAVVEKLWTRGKIGAAVVVLLIAIGFAMCANPFGGPQTLDSRSVLQIFQGEFKRLQKDFPEQNDKLWLRSGKMLTNHLNKSHPDEPAMIILTAAQDAKRTLQCLGSGLAQTYAVALNSSWLLIHGPSQAQYDASTAKLNIDEQLSAGFETENRAAVLNNLETLPPGSLLIFFKYCDHENAAYKNVALVFTVLLEDSSLEPDTPLPELEEKVRDFLWQQFVHSVRSNQEMDSDKLSGVWSRISHLVLPVLPVERIETGNCPFDHE
- the TOR1AIP2 gene encoding torsin-1A-interacting protein 2 isoform X2 — protein: MSDQKQENKKSQIVDSENVPSESSINAEFKDSDTSKEESKRQQMSLERNLEKSTVDQTREDLKEPMEDTGVDLEPSVEQQSAVEKSALSGKVAKSALPGEVEMYEFLSETEKSTLPEEAGKSALPAGAETSVLPEKNMLPAGVETSVLPEKSRLPAETSVLPEKNMLPAGVETSVLPEKSRLPAETSVLLEKNMLPAGAETSVLPEKNMLPAGMETSVLPEKNMLPAGMETSVLLEKSRLPAETSVLPEKNMLPAGAETSVLLEKSRLPAETSVLPEKNMLPAGVETSVLPEKSRLPAETSVLPEKNMLPAGVETSVLPEKSRLPAETSVLPEKNMLQEAVRQRALPEKTEHAVVEKLWTRVGAAVVVLLIAIGFAMCANPFGGPQTLDSRSVLQIFQGEFKRLQKDFPEQNDKLWLRSGKMLTNHLNKSHPDEPAMIILTAAQDAKRTLQCLGSGLAQTYAVALNSSWLLIHGPSQAQYDASTAKLNIDEQLSAGFETENRAAVLNNLETLPPGSLLIFFKYCDHENAAYKNVALVFTVLLEDSSLEPDTPLPELEEKVRDFLWQQFVHSVRSNQEMDSDKLSGVWSRISHLVLPVLPVERIETGNCPFDHE